One Kallotenue papyrolyticum genomic window carries:
- a CDS encoding FAD-binding protein has translation MTSHPSRRTFLKGMLAGAVVLGFDPATRSWVTTTPHQRIDRLPPLDGVVVTDEASLRAAADDFGHIIQRRPWAVLQPGSIDDIVAMMRFARRHRIQVAARGQGHSTYGQPQVEGGLVIDMRSLATIHALSAERATVDAGVTWHTLLQQALAIGSTPPVMTDYIDLSVGGTLSVGGIGGTSYRYGLQVDNVLELEVVTGEGQHLRCSATQRRDLFEATLAGLGQCAIIVRATLRLVPAATHARVYNLFYDDLASFTADQALLIGEGRFSYVEGQIVAREGGGWRFLLEAASFYTPPAMPDDRALLRDLRDERGSAQISDHSYYDFINRLAPTVAFLKQLGVWDFPHPWINLFIPGSQVNATIDRLTARLTLNDTGNGPILLYPIFTRRLTRPLFRVPDEPRAWLLSILRTAPPDPAVVTAMVADNRRLYDEVRAVGGTQYAISALPLSPADWRAHFRPAWGRLVSAKRRYDPDNLLTPGQGIFPA, from the coding sequence ATGACATCTCACCCCTCCCGTCGGACGTTTTTGAAGGGTATGCTGGCCGGTGCCGTCGTGCTGGGTTTCGATCCGGCAACGCGCAGTTGGGTCACCACCACCCCGCACCAGCGTATTGATCGTTTGCCGCCGCTCGACGGCGTGGTAGTGACCGATGAGGCCAGCCTGCGCGCCGCCGCCGACGATTTCGGCCATATCATCCAGCGCCGTCCCTGGGCCGTGCTTCAACCCGGCTCGATCGACGACATTGTGGCCATGATGCGCTTCGCGCGGCGCCATCGCATCCAGGTTGCGGCGCGGGGCCAGGGCCACTCCACCTATGGTCAGCCACAAGTTGAGGGTGGCCTGGTGATCGACATGCGTTCGCTGGCGACGATTCATGCGCTCAGCGCAGAGCGCGCGACGGTAGATGCGGGCGTCACCTGGCATACGCTGCTGCAGCAGGCGTTGGCGATCGGCAGCACTCCGCCGGTGATGACCGACTACATCGATCTGTCGGTTGGCGGCACGTTGAGCGTCGGCGGCATCGGCGGCACTAGCTATCGCTATGGGCTGCAGGTGGACAACGTGCTGGAGCTGGAGGTCGTGACCGGCGAGGGCCAGCACCTGCGCTGCTCGGCGACACAGCGACGCGATCTGTTCGAGGCAACGCTGGCCGGGCTGGGACAGTGCGCGATCATCGTGCGCGCGACACTGCGCCTGGTGCCCGCAGCAACGCACGCGCGGGTGTATAACCTCTTCTATGATGATCTGGCCAGCTTCACCGCCGATCAGGCGCTGCTGATCGGCGAAGGGCGCTTCAGCTATGTCGAAGGCCAGATCGTGGCGCGCGAGGGAGGCGGCTGGCGCTTCCTGCTAGAGGCGGCCAGCTTCTACACGCCGCCGGCCATGCCCGACGATAGGGCGTTGCTCCGCGATCTGCGTGATGAGCGTGGGAGCGCACAGATCAGCGATCACAGCTACTACGACTTCATCAACCGCCTGGCGCCGACCGTTGCGTTCCTGAAGCAGCTCGGTGTATGGGATTTTCCGCACCCGTGGATCAACCTCTTTATCCCGGGCTCGCAGGTCAACGCCACGATCGACCGCCTGACCGCGCGGCTAACGCTCAACGACACCGGCAACGGGCCGATCCTGCTCTATCCGATCTTCACCAGGCGACTGACCCGCCCGCTGTTCCGCGTGCCGGATGAACCACGCGCCTGGTTGTTGTCGATCCTACGCACGGCACCGCCCGACCCGGCCGTAGTCACGGCGATGGTCGCCGACAACCGCCGCCTCTATGATGAGGTGCGCGCCGTCGGCGGCACCCAGTATGCGATTAGCGCCCTGCCGCTGAGTCCGGCCGATTGGCGCGCCCATTTCCGCCCGGCCTGGGGGCGCCTGGTCAGCGCCAAACGTCGCTATGATCCCGACAATCTTCTGACTCCGGGGCAAGGCATCTTCCCGGCATAG
- a CDS encoding low molecular weight protein-tyrosine-phosphatase, which translates to MHQPINVLFICLGNICRSPMAEAVLRHKVRAAGLEDRIRVASAGTGNWHIGEPAHPGTREVLRRYGIAHEGCARQVTLRDLQAADYVIAMAQDNLRALRQLDRGGVLDGKLALLLDFAPQAGVRDVPDPYYTGEFERVYELVNAGCEGLLEHICREHGLSAGTTA; encoded by the coding sequence ATGCACCAACCGATCAATGTGCTGTTCATCTGTCTGGGCAACATCTGTCGCTCGCCGATGGCCGAGGCGGTCTTGCGCCATAAGGTACGCGCTGCAGGTCTAGAGGATCGCATCCGTGTGGCCTCGGCGGGTACGGGCAACTGGCATATCGGCGAACCGGCCCATCCGGGCACGCGGGAAGTGTTGCGCCGCTATGGCATTGCCCATGAGGGCTGTGCCCGGCAGGTCACGCTCCGCGATCTGCAAGCCGCCGACTATGTGATCGCCATGGCTCAGGACAACCTGCGCGCGCTGCGCCAGCTCGATCGCGGTGGGGTGCTCGACGGCAAGCTCGCCCTGTTGCTGGACTTCGCACCGCAGGCCGGCGTGCGCGACGTGCCGGATCCCTACTACACCGGCGAGTTCGAGCGCGTGTACGAGCTTGTCAACGCGGGGTGCGAGGGTTTGTTGGAGCATATTTGCCGGGAGCATGGTCTCAGCGCCGGTACGACGGCGTGA
- a CDS encoding MutS-related protein, whose translation MSASAAEHAAPPSLLWPSATARQAALLTLDAAAQRDLELETLVQALDVRGRYHSFVRATLTQLPCDAATIAYRQAVLAELAADAALQDRLHALLPLLAELGRPSGVPWAQDAPLLLLPSRLSDLERYVAAVNALSDALEATTLRADGWRAVREDLVRRRATPDFAALQAELPALREQLDRIRSVTVGINLDGDLQPVAATLVAIHSEPFQGPRSLMQRLLGTPASARHGATTLRAIADRGVRDHALARDLERLLAEAVRPLAQALERYVRVHTRPLASLEAELAFYLGAIQLQARLATRGLPVCLPTISATRHCLSDAYHPGLALSLGDEAQALVCNPVDFAPGAIMLLTGPNRGGKTTYLRAIGLNQILFQAGIFVAARQAEMRPADRLLTHFPPTEPSAPGGGRLDDEAQRIRQIFEQATPASLLLFNEPLTSTGVQEALELGCDLLRALRLLGARSVYVTHLHTLAADLERLNANPGAMIASWVAGIDAQGGRTYRIRPGTPAARSHAAAIAAQHGITFGQLAQRLRQRGVLPPES comes from the coding sequence ATGTCCGCATCCGCTGCCGAGCACGCCGCGCCGCCAAGCCTGTTGTGGCCATCGGCTACCGCGCGTCAGGCGGCGCTGCTGACGCTCGACGCGGCGGCGCAGCGCGATCTGGAGCTCGAGACGCTGGTGCAGGCGCTCGATGTGCGTGGCCGCTACCACAGCTTCGTGCGCGCCACCCTGACGCAGCTCCCCTGCGACGCGGCCACGATCGCCTACCGTCAGGCGGTGCTGGCCGAGCTGGCCGCCGATGCCGCGCTGCAGGACCGCCTCCACGCGCTGCTGCCGCTGCTGGCCGAGCTGGGCCGACCATCCGGCGTGCCCTGGGCGCAGGACGCGCCGCTGTTGCTCCTGCCATCCCGCCTGAGCGACCTGGAGCGCTACGTCGCCGCTGTCAACGCGCTCTCCGACGCGCTGGAGGCAACCACGCTGCGCGCCGATGGTTGGCGCGCCGTGCGCGAGGACCTCGTCCGCCGGCGCGCCACTCCCGACTTCGCGGCGCTCCAGGCGGAGCTACCCGCGCTCCGTGAGCAGCTCGACCGCATTCGCAGCGTGACGGTCGGCATCAACCTGGATGGCGATCTGCAGCCCGTGGCCGCGACGCTGGTGGCGATCCACAGCGAACCGTTTCAGGGACCGCGCTCGCTGATGCAGCGCCTGCTGGGAACACCCGCGTCCGCGCGGCACGGCGCGACAACACTGCGCGCGATCGCCGATCGCGGCGTGCGCGACCATGCCCTGGCGCGCGATCTGGAACGCCTGCTGGCCGAAGCAGTGCGGCCGCTGGCCCAGGCGCTCGAACGCTATGTGCGTGTGCACACGCGGCCGCTGGCAAGCCTGGAAGCAGAGCTCGCCTTCTACCTGGGCGCGATCCAGCTCCAGGCACGGCTCGCCACGCGCGGGCTGCCGGTGTGTCTGCCGACGATCAGCGCTACGCGTCACTGCCTGAGCGACGCCTACCATCCTGGTCTGGCACTCAGTCTGGGCGACGAGGCACAGGCGCTGGTGTGCAACCCGGTCGACTTCGCCCCTGGCGCGATCATGCTGCTCACCGGGCCAAATCGGGGGGGCAAGACGACCTACCTGCGTGCGATCGGGCTCAACCAGATCCTGTTTCAGGCTGGCATCTTCGTTGCTGCGCGCCAGGCCGAGATGCGCCCGGCGGATCGCCTGCTGACGCACTTCCCGCCCACCGAGCCGAGCGCTCCGGGCGGCGGACGGCTGGACGATGAGGCGCAACGCATCCGCCAGATCTTTGAGCAGGCCACGCCGGCCAGCCTGCTGCTCTTCAACGAGCCGCTGACCAGCACCGGCGTGCAGGAGGCCCTCGAGCTGGGTTGCGACCTGCTGCGCGCGCTGCGCCTGCTGGGCGCGCGCAGCGTGTATGTCACGCATCTGCATACTCTGGCCGCCGACCTGGAGCGGCTCAACGCCAATCCCGGCGCCATGATTGCCAGTTGGGTGGCCGGCATCGATGCGCAGGGCGGGCGCACCTACCGCATCCGTCCGGGCACGCCCGCCGCGCGTTCGCATGCGGCTGCCATCGCCGCACAGCACGGCATCACCTTCGGACAACTTGCCCAACGCCTGCGCCAGCGCGGCGTGCTCCCACCAGAGTCATAA
- a CDS encoding LutB/LldF family L-lactate oxidation iron-sulfur protein, producing MAAHPITLYDRAEAALHDAQLKLALERATTRFTAQRATALALLLDSDEVRDRARAARARALAQLDHYLEQLAANVAARGGQVHWAATAEDARRIILDLCRARGVRRIVKGKSMAAEEIHLNQALEQAGYTVVETDLGEYIIQLAGQTPSHIIAPAIHWTREQVAELFHRKLGAPLTDDIPQLARTARETLRQEYLHADLGITGVNFAVAESGTIVLIENEGNGRLTSGAPRIHLAIMGIERTVATLEDLQPLLQVLARSATGQKLSVYTNFISGPARADEPDGPEEFHLLLLDNGRSRILGSDYVETLYCIRCGACLNICPVYSEIGGHAYGAVYPGPIGAVLTPNLEGLNADTRWLPYASTLCGACQEVCPVRIPLPDYLLKLRRDAVRQVGAPPLERAAMRAWQIGMRAPGLYRAGARAARFGLRLLTRRGRIRRLPPPLNAWTRRRDFPPFAPRSFQERWQARRRARETS from the coding sequence ATGGCAGCTCATCCGATCACGCTGTATGACCGCGCCGAGGCCGCCCTGCACGACGCGCAACTCAAACTGGCGCTGGAGCGCGCCACGACGCGCTTCACGGCGCAGCGCGCCACGGCGCTGGCGCTCTTGCTGGATAGCGACGAAGTACGCGATCGGGCGCGCGCGGCACGCGCGCGGGCGCTGGCGCAGCTCGACCACTACCTGGAGCAGCTCGCCGCCAACGTCGCGGCGCGGGGCGGACAGGTGCACTGGGCCGCAACGGCCGAGGATGCGCGGCGCATTATCCTCGACCTCTGCCGCGCGCGCGGCGTGCGCCGCATCGTCAAGGGCAAGAGCATGGCCGCGGAAGAGATCCATCTCAACCAGGCCCTGGAACAGGCCGGCTACACCGTCGTGGAAACCGATCTGGGCGAGTACATCATCCAGTTGGCCGGCCAGACGCCCTCGCACATCATCGCGCCGGCGATCCACTGGACGCGCGAACAGGTGGCCGAGTTGTTCCATCGCAAGCTGGGCGCGCCGCTCACCGATGATATCCCCCAACTGGCGCGCACGGCGCGCGAAACCTTGCGCCAGGAGTACCTGCACGCCGACCTGGGCATCACCGGCGTCAACTTCGCGGTGGCCGAGAGCGGGACGATCGTGCTGATCGAGAACGAGGGCAATGGACGGCTGACCTCCGGCGCGCCGCGCATCCACCTGGCGATCATGGGCATCGAGCGCACCGTGGCGACGCTGGAGGATCTCCAGCCGCTGCTCCAGGTACTGGCGCGCTCGGCGACCGGCCAGAAGCTCAGCGTGTACACCAACTTCATCAGCGGCCCGGCGCGCGCCGACGAGCCCGACGGACCGGAAGAGTTCCACCTGCTGCTGCTCGACAATGGCCGGTCGCGGATCTTGGGCAGCGACTACGTCGAAACGCTGTACTGCATCCGCTGCGGCGCGTGTCTCAACATCTGCCCGGTGTACAGCGAGATCGGCGGCCATGCCTATGGAGCGGTCTATCCCGGGCCGATCGGCGCGGTGCTGACGCCCAACCTGGAAGGGTTGAATGCCGACACGCGCTGGCTGCCCTATGCCAGCACGCTCTGCGGCGCGTGCCAGGAGGTCTGTCCGGTGCGCATTCCACTGCCCGACTATCTGCTCAAGCTGCGGCGCGACGCGGTGCGCCAGGTGGGCGCGCCGCCGCTCGAACGGGCAGCGATGCGCGCCTGGCAGATCGGCATGCGTGCGCCCGGTCTCTACCGTGCCGGCGCGCGCGCCGCACGCTTCGGCTTACGCCTGTTGACGCGCCGTGGTCGTATCCGGCGCCTGCCACCGCCGCTCAACGCCTGGACTCGTCGGCGCGATTTTCCGCCCTTTGCACCACGCAGCTTCCAGGAGCGCTGGCAGGCGCGGCGCCGCGCCAGGGAGACGTCGTGA
- a CDS encoding LutC/YkgG family protein, whose amino-acid sequence MSHDPAMQDARHQMLARIRTGLSATGEQLRRQADAFPPPHGRGPFVATDLACVEQFRAELSALHAQVHLCAGPAAALVQIEHILEELGARTALAWDAAHLPLPETLERLARRGIRLIDPQVAGHNRPARYVELERAEVGITGVDIAVAESGSMIVLSGAGRPRLASLLPPAHIALLPAERIVRTLPQAFDRLRAEHGEALFGARSNLVIITGPSRTADIELSLTLGVHGPRQVHAVVICPPQPSSQGDAP is encoded by the coding sequence GTGAGTCACGATCCAGCCATGCAGGACGCACGTCACCAAATGCTCGCGCGCATTCGCACCGGCCTGAGCGCCACCGGCGAGCAGCTACGCCGCCAGGCCGACGCCTTTCCGCCGCCGCATGGCCGTGGTCCGTTCGTTGCCACTGACCTCGCATGCGTCGAGCAGTTTCGGGCCGAGCTGAGCGCGCTGCATGCCCAGGTGCATCTCTGCGCTGGGCCCGCGGCAGCGCTAGTGCAGATCGAGCACATTCTTGAGGAGCTCGGCGCGCGCACGGCGTTGGCCTGGGATGCCGCCCACCTGCCGTTGCCAGAGACGCTGGAGCGCCTCGCGCGGCGGGGGATCAGGCTGATCGATCCGCAGGTCGCGGGCCATAACCGACCTGCGCGCTATGTCGAGCTTGAACGCGCCGAGGTGGGCATCACCGGCGTGGATATTGCCGTGGCCGAGAGCGGCAGCATGATCGTGCTCAGCGGCGCGGGACGACCCCGCCTGGCATCGCTGCTGCCGCCGGCGCATATCGCGCTGCTGCCGGCCGAGCGCATTGTGCGCACCTTGCCGCAGGCCTTTGACCGCCTGCGCGCCGAGCACGGCGAGGCGCTGTTTGGCGCTCGATCCAACCTGGTGATCATCACCGGGCCATCGCGTACCGCCGACATCGAACTGAGTCTGACGCTGGGGGTGCACGGCCCGCGCCAGGTCCATGCGGTGGTGATCTGTCCCCCCCAACCATCGTCGCAAGGAGATGCGCCATGA
- a CDS encoding Gfo/Idh/MocA family protein, which produces MKKLRWGVLGAANIARKQVIPAIQASQTGQVVAIASRDRARAEALAREQTIPQVYDSYEALLASDQVDAVYIPLPNSEHRRWTLAAAEAGKHILCEKPLAVTAAEAEEMVIAAQRAGVVLAEAFMYRHHPLTRKVLELLRSGAIGELRLIRSSFTFVLDRQQDIRRVRELGGGALLDVGCYCVNLARLVTGQEPVAVAGYADYGPSDVDESFAGVLRFGDGVLATFECSFRAAGGSNYELIGTHGKLWVRQGFKPERHEEGEIQIHQQGEISRIFTEAVDQYTLMVDDFAKAVWGRRPHPYPPSDAIANLRVLDRLAATARQAR; this is translated from the coding sequence ATGAAGAAACTTCGCTGGGGCGTGCTAGGCGCTGCCAATATCGCCCGCAAACAGGTTATTCCGGCGATCCAGGCCTCCCAGACCGGACAGGTGGTGGCCATCGCCAGCCGCGACCGTGCCCGCGCCGAGGCGCTCGCCAGGGAGCAGACCATTCCCCAGGTATACGATTCCTACGAGGCGCTGCTGGCCAGCGACCAGGTTGATGCCGTGTACATCCCACTGCCCAACAGCGAGCATCGACGCTGGACGCTGGCCGCTGCCGAGGCCGGCAAGCACATTCTGTGCGAAAAGCCGCTGGCGGTGACGGCGGCAGAGGCCGAAGAGATGGTCATCGCTGCGCAACGCGCCGGGGTGGTGCTGGCCGAGGCCTTTATGTACCGCCACCACCCCTTGACGCGCAAGGTGCTCGAACTGCTGCGCTCCGGCGCCATCGGCGAACTGCGGCTGATCCGCAGCAGCTTCACCTTCGTCCTCGACCGCCAGCAGGACATTCGCCGCGTGCGCGAGCTGGGCGGCGGCGCGCTGCTGGATGTCGGCTGCTACTGCGTCAACCTGGCACGCCTGGTGACTGGGCAGGAGCCGGTAGCAGTGGCGGGCTACGCCGACTACGGCCCCAGCGATGTTGATGAGTCGTTTGCCGGCGTGCTGCGCTTCGGCGATGGCGTGCTGGCGACCTTTGAGTGCAGCTTCCGCGCCGCGGGCGGCTCCAACTACGAGCTGATCGGCACGCACGGCAAGCTCTGGGTACGGCAGGGCTTCAAGCCTGAGCGCCATGAGGAGGGCGAGATCCAGATTCACCAGCAGGGCGAGATCTCGCGCATCTTCACCGAAGCGGTCGATCAGTACACGCTGATGGTCGATGATTTTGCCAAGGCGGTCTGGGGACGCCGGCCGCATCCCTACCCGCCCTCCGATGCGATTGCCAACCTGCGCGTGCTCGATCGCCTGGCGGCGACAGCACGCCAGGCGCGCTAA
- a CDS encoding STAS domain-containing protein has product MSVDQAPPATGLSHDDRALIQTIGNQLRKLLQGQELPLLDVNRRDELGILAGMVNRVARELALSRRRDEQQRRELEQRLAELEAAYATQQQLMETINQLSTPILDIYAGVLLLPLIGTIDSARAARIIETLLERIAATRARIVILDITGVVAIDSHVAGVLLKTAQAAALLGARVILCGIAPEVARVIVSLGVDLSQLTPASDLRAALVEALEALKLRICPAH; this is encoded by the coding sequence ATGAGTGTCGATCAGGCGCCCCCAGCGACCGGACTATCCCACGACGATCGCGCGCTGATCCAGACGATCGGCAACCAGCTGCGCAAATTACTGCAGGGGCAGGAGCTTCCGCTGCTGGATGTCAACCGGCGTGATGAGCTGGGCATCCTGGCCGGCATGGTCAATCGCGTCGCCAGAGAGCTGGCCCTGAGCCGGCGGCGCGATGAACAGCAGCGGCGCGAACTGGAGCAGCGCCTGGCCGAGCTAGAGGCCGCCTATGCCACGCAGCAGCAGCTCATGGAGACGATCAACCAGCTCTCGACGCCGATTCTGGACATCTATGCCGGCGTGCTGCTGTTGCCGCTGATCGGCACGATCGACTCGGCCCGCGCCGCGCGCATCATCGAAACCCTGCTCGAGCGCATTGCCGCCACCCGCGCGCGGATCGTGATCCTCGATATTACCGGCGTCGTGGCCATCGATTCCCACGTCGCGGGCGTCCTGCTCAAAACCGCGCAAGCCGCCGCACTCCTCGGCGCACGCGTGATTCTGTGTGGCATCGCGCCCGAGGTTGCGCGCGTCATCGTCAGCCTGGGCGTGGATCTGTCGCAGTTGACGCCGGCCAGTGATCTGCGCGCCGCACTGGTCGAGGCGCTGGAGGCGCTCAAACTGCGCATCTGTCCCGCACATTGA
- a CDS encoding IS5 family transposase (programmed frameshift), whose protein sequence is MEPLLPTRVNTHRFGGGRPRVPDRRCADAIFYVLRTGGQWASLNETDLCAKSTAHDRFQEWVEAGVFLALWKAGVERFDELRGLDWNWLSMDGAMTKAPLGGKKTGPNPTDRGKDGVKRSLLTEGHGVPIGVAIDGANRHDMKLVRATIESLVVERPAPTDAQPQGMCLDKGYDFAEVRAVLAEFGFTAHIRSRGEEAKQLAREAGKIARRWVVERSHSWLNRFRRLLVRWEKKGQHYLAFLHFACALVAFRAAGLFG, encoded by the exons ATGGAACCACTGCTCCCCACGCGGGTAAACACGCACCGCTTTGGCGGAGGCCGGCCGCGTGTGCCTGACCGCCGCTGTGCTGACGCTATCTTTTATGTGCTGCGAACGGGCGGCCAGTGGGCGTCGTTGAATGAGACCGACTTGTGCGCCAAATCCACCGCCCACGACCGTTTTCAAGAATGGGTCGAGGCTGGCGTGTTCCTCGCACTGTGGAAAGCCGGTGTCGAACGCTTCGATGAATTGCGAGGGCTGGACTGGAACTGGCTGAGTATGGACGGGGCGATGACCAAAGCGCCG TTGGGGGGGAAAAAGACCGGCCCAAATCCCACTGACCGTGGCAAAGACGGCGTCAAACGCTCGCTGCTGACCGAGGGCCACGGCGTGCCAATTGGCGTAGCCATTGATGGCGCGAACCGTCACGATATGAAGCTGGTGCGCGCCACGATTGAAAGCCTTGTGGTCGAGCGACCCGCCCCGACGGACGCGCAGCCTCAGGGGATGTGCCTGGATAAAGGGTACGACTTTGCGGAAGTGCGGGCGGTGCTGGCGGAGTTCGGCTTTACCGCACACATTCGCAGTCGTGGAGAGGAAGCTAAGCAACTCGCCCGCGAGGCCGGCAAGATAGCACGGCGCTGGGTGGTGGAGCGCAGCCATAGCTGGCTCAACCGCTTTCGCCGCTTGTTGGTGCGCTGGGAGAAAAAGGGCCAGCACTATCTTGCCTTCCTGCACTTTGCCTGTGCCTTGGTCGCCTTTCGCGCCGCTGGGTTATTCGGATAG
- a CDS encoding ROK family protein, translating to MSADAGLYLGLDIGGTKLLVACADREGTILRRAQAPTPLDLEQGLALLQRLIAEVRAEQPLRAIGVAIGGPLDWQRGIVSPLHQPQWREVPLRAMLEAAYGCPCAIDVDTNVAALGEYVFGGERANPLLYLTLSTGMGGGLVIDGQLYRGADGAHPEVGHQAIPFRCAHPERVSCACGAGACLEALVSGNAIRRIYGKAAEALNAEEWAEVAYNLGQGLRNLATIYAPALIVLGGGVALGGGARLLAVAEEVMRAGLRLVPAPQVRLSRLGYETALRGAIALAHQAAG from the coding sequence ATGAGCGCGGATGCGGGCCTCTACCTGGGCCTGGACATCGGCGGAACCAAGCTGCTGGTCGCCTGCGCCGACAGGGAGGGCACGATCCTGCGCCGCGCACAGGCGCCAACGCCGCTCGATCTGGAGCAGGGCCTAGCCCTGCTCCAGCGCCTGATCGCCGAGGTGCGCGCCGAGCAGCCGCTGCGCGCCATCGGCGTGGCGATCGGTGGGCCGCTAGACTGGCAGCGCGGCATCGTCTCGCCGCTGCACCAGCCGCAGTGGCGCGAGGTGCCCCTGCGCGCCATGCTGGAAGCGGCGTATGGCTGTCCCTGCGCCATTGATGTGGATACCAACGTCGCCGCGCTAGGCGAGTACGTCTTCGGCGGCGAGCGCGCTAATCCCCTGCTCTACCTGACCCTCAGCACCGGCATGGGCGGTGGCCTGGTGATCGACGGCCAGCTCTACCGCGGCGCCGACGGCGCGCATCCTGAGGTCGGTCATCAGGCCATCCCTTTTCGCTGCGCCCATCCTGAGCGGGTGAGCTGTGCCTGCGGCGCCGGCGCGTGTCTAGAAGCGCTGGTCTCGGGCAATGCCATCCGGCGCATCTACGGCAAAGCTGCCGAAGCGCTCAACGCCGAGGAGTGGGCCGAGGTGGCCTACAACCTGGGCCAGGGGCTGCGCAACCTGGCGACGATCTACGCGCCGGCGCTGATCGTGCTGGGCGGCGGCGTAGCGCTGGGGGGCGGCGCGCGCCTGCTGGCCGTGGCCGAGGAGGTGATGCGCGCCGGTCTGCGGCTGGTACCGGCACCGCAGGTGCGCCTCAGTCGTCTGGGCTATGAAACAGCGTTGCGCGGCGCGATCGCGCTGGCCCATCAGGCCGCGGGCTAG
- a CDS encoding (Fe-S)-binding protein, giving the protein MNSALQARSQAHRRVTLFATCMVDQIYPEVAEAVVTVLERCGVEVDVPAGLTCCGQPAFNSGYWDEARAVAGRTLELLRDAGEVVLPSGSCASMICHGYPELFADHPALRAAAEDLARRTYEFSSYLVDVLGITDVGAHFPATLTIHDACHGLRVLGIKQQPRALLAQVAGAQLVELPDAERCCGFGGLFAVKLAPISEALGADKAASIEASGAQYAVTGDVSCMTHINGCLSRVGARCRVLHLAQVLAGAPLGALQTAEAQPEAGDRHGSSSDHAV; this is encoded by the coding sequence ATGAACAGCGCACTACAAGCACGCTCCCAGGCTCACCGGCGGGTGACGCTCTTCGCCACCTGCATGGTCGATCAGATCTATCCCGAAGTGGCCGAAGCGGTCGTCACGGTGCTGGAGCGCTGTGGCGTGGAGGTGGACGTGCCCGCGGGCCTGACCTGCTGCGGGCAGCCGGCCTTCAACAGCGGCTACTGGGACGAAGCGCGCGCGGTGGCCGGGCGCACGCTGGAGCTGCTGCGCGACGCCGGCGAGGTGGTACTACCTTCCGGCTCATGCGCCAGCATGATCTGCCACGGCTATCCCGAGCTGTTTGCCGATCACCCAGCGTTGCGTGCCGCTGCCGAGGATCTGGCGCGGCGCACCTATGAGTTTTCCAGCTACCTGGTGGATGTGCTAGGGATCACCGACGTAGGCGCGCACTTCCCGGCCACGCTGACGATCCACGATGCCTGTCACGGCCTACGCGTTCTGGGCATCAAACAACAGCCACGCGCGCTGCTGGCGCAGGTCGCGGGCGCGCAGCTGGTCGAGCTGCCAGACGCCGAGCGCTGCTGTGGCTTCGGCGGCCTGTTCGCGGTCAAGCTGGCGCCGATCTCGGAAGCGCTGGGCGCCGACAAGGCGGCCTCGATCGAAGCCAGTGGTGCGCAGTATGCCGTCACCGGCGACGTCAGTTGCATGACGCATATCAACGGTTGTCTGAGTCGCGTGGGCGCGCGCTGCCGCGTGCTGCACCTGGCGCAGGTGCTGGCCGGCGCGCCACTGGGCGCGCTGCAAACGGCGGAGGCGCAACCCGAGGCTGGAGATCGCCATGGCAGCTCATCCGATCACGCTGTATGA
- a CDS encoding fructosamine kinase family protein, with protein sequence MPPPRGWPTPLEAEARGLHLLAATGVLRVPAVIGHLVVPQGELLISEWIETDARGNQQAAAERLGAELAALHRHSAPCYGLDHHNYCGATPQRNTPYRSWLAFWRDERLAFQRDLALQRGLLPPQRQRRLERLMERLDLWIADALTQPALLHGDLWSGNWLIDTQGRPVLIDPAVSYGDREAELALCDLFGGFPETFWRAYAECWPLPAGAAERRPLYQLYHLLNHLNLFGESYGAQVDAVLRRYVG encoded by the coding sequence GTGCCTCCGCCACGGGGCTGGCCCACGCCGTTGGAGGCCGAAGCGCGCGGCCTGCACCTGCTGGCCGCTACCGGCGTGCTGCGCGTGCCCGCCGTGATCGGGCACCTGGTTGTGCCCCAGGGTGAGCTGCTGATCAGCGAATGGATCGAAACGGATGCACGGGGTAATCAGCAGGCTGCTGCTGAGCGTCTGGGTGCCGAGCTGGCAGCGCTCCACCGCCACAGCGCGCCCTGCTATGGCCTCGATCACCACAACTACTGTGGCGCGACCCCCCAGCGCAACACGCCGTACCGTTCCTGGCTGGCCTTCTGGCGCGACGAACGCCTGGCCTTTCAGCGCGATCTGGCCCTGCAGCGCGGTCTGCTGCCGCCACAACGTCAGCGCCGGCTGGAACGTCTCATGGAACGGTTGGATCTTTGGATCGCTGATGCGCTGACGCAGCCGGCGCTGCTGCATGGCGATCTCTGGAGCGGCAACTGGCTGATCGACACGCAGGGCAGGCCGGTGCTGATCGATCCGGCGGTCTCCTATGGCGACCGCGAGGCCGAACTGGCGCTGTGCGACCTGTTCGGCGGCTTCCCGGAGACCTTCTGGCGCGCCTATGCCGAGTGCTGGCCACTGCCCGCCGGCGCTGCAGAGCGGCGGCCGCTCTACCAGCTCTACCACCTACTCAACCACCTCAACCTGTTCGGCGAGAGCTATGGCGCGCAGGTAGATGCCGTGCTGCGCCGCTACGTGGGCTAG